A region from the Gemmatimonadaceae bacterium genome encodes:
- the radC gene encoding DNA repair protein RadC, whose product MRKKQDDKTLGVGTSRRISGVRELPPSERPRERLESHGASRLSTIELLAIILGAGSRQHSSLSVAQAALVARGGSLRRIASEPVAALRTTSGIGRARAVAIHAALELGRRMIQETRQEGILVRSPHDVYRVFGTRLEDLPVEEFHVAVLDSQHRLQRDILVTRGILNSSLVHPREVFREAISERAASVVLVHNHPSGDPNPSLDDRLVTDQMVAAGEIVGIEVRDHIVVGRGRYVSFVESGLMPGDRKRPS is encoded by the coding sequence ATGCGCAAGAAGCAGGATGACAAGACGTTAGGTGTCGGTACCTCCCGCCGAATCTCAGGGGTGCGGGAGTTGCCACCCAGCGAACGCCCCCGCGAACGGCTCGAGTCCCACGGGGCGTCGCGGCTGAGTACCATCGAGCTGCTGGCCATCATCCTGGGTGCGGGCTCCCGTCAGCACTCGTCGTTGTCGGTGGCCCAGGCGGCCCTGGTGGCGCGTGGTGGCTCGCTTCGGCGTATCGCGTCGGAGCCGGTGGCGGCGCTTCGCACCACGTCGGGCATCGGACGTGCACGGGCCGTCGCGATCCACGCGGCGCTCGAGCTCGGCAGGCGGATGATCCAGGAGACGCGACAGGAGGGCATCCTGGTGCGTTCTCCACATGACGTGTACCGCGTGTTCGGGACGCGGCTCGAGGATCTTCCGGTCGAGGAGTTTCACGTGGCGGTGCTCGATTCCCAGCATCGGCTCCAGCGAGACATTCTGGTCACCCGGGGTATCCTGAACTCATCGCTGGTGCACCCGCGGGAGGTCTTCCGAGAGGCGATCTCGGAGCGCGCGGCGTCGGTCGTTCTGGTGCACAACCACCCCTCGGGCGACCCGAACCCCAGTCTCGACGATCGGCTGGTGACCGACCAGATGGTCGCGGCCGGTGAGATCGTGGGGATCGAGGTCCGCGATCACATCGTCGTCGGGCGTGGCCGCTACGTTAGTTTCGTGGAATCGGGGCTCATGCCTGGTGACCGCAAGCGCCCCTCGTGA
- a CDS encoding bifunctional (p)ppGpp synthetase/guanosine-3',5'-bis(diphosphate) 3'-pyrophosphohydrolase has protein sequence MTSTLPPKPSLSWWPPGEPIPERLDTDLLGRAYEFSVRAHAGQFRKNGDPFVTHCVEVAKILADLQLDSATVASGLIHDVIEDTEVTREQLEQVFGKEIAQIVDGLTKIGHLPMNSTENRQVENYRKLLVSIAKDARVIIIKLADRLHNMRTLDWLPENKRERIAQETMDLYAPLAHRFGMAKMKWELEDLAFKYLEPDAYRTLAKLVQAKRGEREALIKGLREPLERTLTASGIKDVEVTGRPKHLWSIHKKMLKRQRPYEEIFDLLAIRVLVNTVPDCYHALGVIHDGWTPVQERIKDYIAQPKSNGYQSLHTTIFGPGRQLYEVQIRTREMHRTADFGIAAHWRYHESSKGTDELDRHLSWFRQVLELQLDAKDPAEFLEFLKLDLYQDEIFVFTPTGDVIQLPRGATPIDFAFAVHTEVGLHCNGAKVNGKIATLSRELKNSETVEILTSPNARPSRDWLAHVRTGRARHKIRQWLRQEEEQSSAKIGQEMLDREVRRRRLAKPDDSRLEAAAERLGLNDGHHVIASLGQGDLNPTQVLKALYPELENPEHAPRPTAIERFVDRMRGTGKGIRIQGADGLMVRYAQCCQPVPGDRVVGYVTRGRGVSIHRGDCPNLLMLVHEPERRLEIDWQEQPGERFMVRLALEGFDRRGLYADVAAAVSSTGTDIKSMDLTTVDARVTGAAVVEVENLGHLQKIMKAVRRVKGIHDVQRRERIGAD, from the coding sequence GTGACGTCGACGCTGCCTCCCAAACCTTCGCTGAGCTGGTGGCCGCCCGGGGAACCCATCCCGGAGCGGCTGGACACGGACTTGCTGGGCCGTGCCTACGAGTTCAGCGTGCGCGCGCACGCGGGGCAGTTTCGCAAGAACGGAGACCCCTTCGTCACGCACTGCGTCGAGGTCGCCAAGATCCTCGCCGACCTGCAGCTCGACTCGGCGACCGTGGCGAGCGGCCTGATCCACGATGTCATCGAGGACACCGAGGTCACGCGCGAGCAGCTCGAACAGGTCTTCGGAAAGGAGATCGCGCAGATCGTCGATGGTCTGACAAAGATCGGGCACCTGCCGATGAACTCGACCGAGAACCGCCAGGTCGAGAACTATCGCAAGCTGCTCGTCTCGATCGCGAAGGACGCGCGCGTGATCATCATCAAGCTGGCGGACCGCCTGCACAACATGCGGACGCTGGACTGGCTCCCGGAGAACAAGCGAGAGCGGATCGCGCAGGAGACGATGGACCTCTACGCCCCACTCGCCCACCGCTTCGGGATGGCGAAGATGAAGTGGGAGTTGGAGGACCTCGCGTTCAAGTATCTCGAGCCGGATGCGTATCGGACGCTGGCGAAGCTGGTGCAGGCCAAACGCGGGGAGCGCGAGGCGCTGATCAAGGGTCTGCGCGAGCCACTGGAGCGCACGCTGACAGCATCAGGCATCAAGGACGTGGAGGTCACCGGTCGCCCGAAGCATCTGTGGTCGATCCACAAGAAGATGCTCAAGCGCCAGCGACCCTACGAGGAGATCTTCGACCTGCTCGCGATCCGCGTCCTCGTGAACACCGTCCCGGACTGCTACCACGCCCTCGGCGTCATCCACGATGGGTGGACGCCGGTCCAGGAGCGCATCAAGGACTACATCGCGCAGCCAAAGTCCAACGGCTATCAGTCGCTGCACACGACGATTTTTGGGCCGGGGCGTCAGCTCTACGAGGTGCAGATACGCACGCGCGAGATGCACCGCACGGCGGATTTCGGCATTGCCGCGCACTGGCGCTACCACGAGTCGTCCAAGGGCACCGACGAGCTGGACCGACACCTCTCGTGGTTCCGGCAGGTACTCGAACTGCAACTCGACGCCAAGGATCCGGCGGAGTTCCTCGAGTTCCTCAAGCTCGACCTCTATCAGGACGAGATCTTCGTCTTCACGCCGACCGGAGACGTGATCCAGTTGCCGCGGGGCGCGACGCCGATCGACTTCGCGTTTGCGGTGCACACCGAGGTCGGGCTGCACTGCAACGGTGCCAAGGTGAACGGCAAGATCGCCACGCTGTCGCGGGAGCTGAAGAACTCGGAGACGGTGGAGATCCTCACGTCGCCCAACGCCCGGCCGAGTCGGGATTGGCTGGCGCACGTGCGGACGGGGCGCGCGAGGCACAAGATCCGGCAGTGGTTGCGCCAGGAAGAAGAGCAGTCGTCGGCCAAGATCGGGCAGGAGATGCTCGACCGTGAAGTTCGGCGTCGCCGACTTGCCAAGCCCGATGATTCGCGCCTCGAGGCGGCCGCCGAGAGGCTCGGCCTGAACGATGGTCATCACGTGATCGCGTCGCTGGGGCAGGGAGACCTGAACCCCACGCAGGTGCTCAAGGCACTGTATCCGGAGCTGGAGAATCCGGAGCATGCACCGCGCCCCACGGCGATCGAACGCTTCGTCGATCGGATGCGCGGCACGGGAAAGGGCATCCGCATCCAGGGGGCCGATGGCCTCATGGTGCGCTACGCCCAGTGCTGCCAGCCCGTGCCGGGCGACCGAGTCGTCGGATACGTGACGCGTGGTCGTGGCGTGAGCATCCATCGCGGCGACTGCCCCAACCTGCTCATGCTGGTGCACGAACCCGAGCGACGCCTCGAGATCGACTGGCAGGAGCAGCCGGGCGAGCGGTTCATGGTTCGCCTCGCGCTCGAAGGATTCGATCGGCGCGGACTCTACGCGGACGTGGCGGCGGCAGTGAGTTCAACGGGCACGGACATCAAGAGCATGGACCTGACGACCGTCGATGCGCGCGTGACCGGAGCGGCGGTGGTGGAGGTGGAGAACCTCGGCCACCTTCAGAAGATCATGAAGGCGGTGCGGCGGGTGAAGGGCATCCATGACGTGCAGCGCAGGGAGCGGATCGGCGCCGACTGA